Proteins from a genomic interval of Chroococcidiopsis thermalis PCC 7203:
- a CDS encoding peptidylprolyl isomerase: MLEAIAVSRDDIIEQIKLLCQIPSIIEAIVSRQIIANAAKEAGITVELAELQQGADNFRLSNNLIRADDTWSWLHKQSLSLNEFEQLIYTTIISEKLARHLFADKVESVFFEQQLNYGGVVMYEVVLDDRDLALELFYALQEGEIGFCEVARQYIQDKELRRAGGYRGMLRRSELKPEISAAVFAATPPQMLKPIVTSKGTHLILVEEIVQPQLDDTLRLKILADLFTTWLKQQIEQVEIVKYLDPENLAANFESQVSNGLISDRL, from the coding sequence ATGTTAGAAGCGATCGCTGTTTCCCGTGACGATATTATCGAGCAGATCAAACTTTTGTGCCAAATTCCCTCCATTATTGAAGCTATAGTGTCTCGCCAAATTATTGCTAATGCTGCAAAAGAAGCAGGCATTACAGTGGAACTGGCAGAACTGCAGCAGGGAGCAGATAATTTTCGGTTAAGCAACAATCTCATACGCGCTGACGATACCTGGTCGTGGCTGCACAAACAGAGTTTGTCCCTAAATGAGTTTGAGCAATTGATTTACACTACTATCATCTCAGAGAAATTAGCTCGACATCTGTTTGCAGATAAAGTCGAATCGGTTTTTTTTGAGCAACAGTTAAATTATGGCGGAGTGGTGATGTATGAAGTTGTCTTGGACGATCGCGACTTGGCTCTGGAATTATTTTATGCTCTTCAAGAAGGCGAGATCGGTTTCTGTGAGGTAGCTCGTCAGTATATCCAGGATAAAGAGCTACGCCGTGCTGGGGGATATCGGGGGATGCTACGCCGCAGCGAGCTTAAACCAGAAATTTCTGCTGCGGTTTTTGCAGCTACTCCGCCCCAGATGCTCAAACCAATTGTTACTTCTAAGGGAACGCATCTAATCTTGGTTGAGGAGATCGTGCAACCACAATTGGATGATACGCTACGCTTAAAAATCCTTGCAGATCTATTTACTACATGGCTAAAGCAACAAATCGAGCAAGTTGAAATTGTTAAGTATCTTGACCCAGAAAACCTAGCCGCTAATTTCGAGTCCCAAGTTTCCAATGGTTTAATTAGCGATCGGCTATAA
- a CDS encoding fatty acid desaturase family protein: MKNNNALSHNLPQNLRPTIADLETVNPWLGLWRFISLGLVVLSLATLAWSSHHSILFFGYTMLMGIFYTFWLICTHDAVHHTLTGWTWFDELVPRSISYFMMWPHGTYAQLHRLHHAWNGINLDDPERVQWTLSEYQQTSPWMQWYIRHQLVIDLFGLAGVGLIAKTSANAFRLRQHKPSLPWMLLLDGIGILIVQSTCIIFAIWHNKVLEYVLFWLVLERVVGMMSQARDHLEHYGQWGKASGHQLTQLYACRNLQTIPLVAWLMGGLNYHSIHHAFPSIPFNRLPEAFHRIQAILEQHQLPPMTVGAGYVQETLQLSKRALLIGEPNLNSFTGRHQMLSQF; encoded by the coding sequence ATGAAAAACAATAACGCGCTTTCTCACAATCTTCCTCAAAATCTACGACCTACGATTGCCGATCTTGAAACAGTCAATCCTTGGCTAGGATTATGGCGTTTTATCAGCTTGGGGTTGGTGGTCTTAAGCCTTGCTACCCTTGCTTGGTCGTCCCACCACAGCATCCTGTTCTTTGGCTATACGATGCTGATGGGAATATTTTATACTTTTTGGCTGATTTGCACCCATGATGCAGTGCATCATACGCTGACTGGTTGGACGTGGTTCGACGAGCTAGTACCGCGTTCGATCTCTTATTTTATGATGTGGCCTCATGGAACCTATGCTCAATTACATCGACTACATCATGCTTGGAATGGAATTAATCTAGATGACCCAGAGCGCGTGCAATGGACATTGAGTGAGTACCAGCAAACAAGTCCTTGGATGCAGTGGTATATACGCCATCAATTAGTTATCGATCTATTCGGATTAGCTGGGGTGGGGCTAATTGCCAAAACGAGCGCGAATGCGTTTCGATTGAGGCAGCACAAGCCTTCTCTACCTTGGATGTTACTGCTAGATGGCATTGGCATTCTTATAGTGCAAAGTACTTGTATCATATTTGCGATTTGGCACAATAAAGTTTTGGAATACGTGCTGTTTTGGCTGGTTCTCGAACGTGTCGTTGGCATGATGAGTCAGGCAAGAGATCATTTAGAACACTACGGACAGTGGGGTAAAGCAAGCGGACACCAATTGACCCAACTTTACGCCTGCCGTAACCTTCAGACCATTCCCTTGGTTGCATGGCTGATGGGGGGGTTGAATTATCATTCCATCCATCATGCTTTTCCAAGTATTCCATTCAATCGCTTGCCAGAAGCTTTTCACCGTATCCAAGCAATACTAGAACAGCATCAGTTACCGCCGATGACTGTTGGTGCGGGATACGTGCAAGAAACTTTACAACTAAGCAAGCGAGCTTTACTAATTGGGGAGCCTAACCTAAACAGCTTCACTGGTCGTCATCAGATGCTTTCACAGTTTTAA
- a CDS encoding helix-turn-helix domain-containing protein, with the protein MNLSSMPLKNQIKAFVDSKGITRYQFCKATGLSQNTVYRLYKDPNYIPGSEALLKICEAYSIQPGVLIKYLPKEDDSNQEAI; encoded by the coding sequence ATGAACCTATCATCCATGCCACTCAAAAATCAAATAAAAGCATTTGTAGATAGTAAGGGAATAACCCGCTATCAATTTTGCAAAGCTACTGGTCTAAGCCAGAACACTGTATATCGGCTATATAAAGACCCTAATTATATTCCTGGTTCAGAAGCTTTGCTCAAGATCTGCGAGGCTTACAGCATCCAACCTGGAGTTTTGATTAAATATCTTCCTAAGGAGGACGACAGCAACCAAGAAGCTATATGA
- a CDS encoding ParB/RepB/Spo0J family partition protein produces the protein MAEGEANRFKLVPIAQIQLSHLEQPRHHFEFEALNHLASSILQHGILHPLLVRPISSATVKYELVAGERRFRAAMLAGLDAVPVVIRELGDLEAATLTLVENLQRENLDAIEETRGIVRLLALRLQMGCEAIVSLLVRMAKEAKGQTAQNVLDSTTTAIVIDVFSSLGKMSWESFVTCRLPLLNLPLDLQAAIQTQALNYTKALALSRLKDDERRSLLLRQVLEQNLSVRQIQNQIRQLQQLESPNQIGRNLFNHQSGCFQTNFEADLEAYGAICEDRNTKANTTENQTWSPASETGAAEPLRLETELGIVQIVPLIHATQLEQSTGEQVSLAPNSISTQSGQQDIEEPPFQEALDIQIDTLTQIETISRQVRESLASNCQGICTPKQQRQLLKLLAQLHQILGNKL, from the coding sequence ATGGCAGAGGGTGAAGCCAATCGATTCAAGCTAGTGCCGATCGCACAAATTCAGCTCAGCCACCTGGAGCAACCACGGCATCACTTTGAGTTTGAAGCCTTAAATCACCTCGCTTCATCAATTCTGCAACACGGTATTCTGCATCCATTACTCGTCAGACCGATTTCCAGTGCAACTGTAAAATACGAACTAGTTGCAGGGGAACGGCGATTTCGTGCCGCTATGCTAGCAGGGTTGGATGCAGTACCTGTAGTCATACGGGAACTGGGCGATCTCGAAGCAGCTACTCTAACCTTAGTCGAAAACCTCCAACGTGAAAACCTTGATGCCATCGAAGAGACACGCGGCATCGTGCGCCTGCTAGCTCTCCGTTTACAGATGGGGTGCGAGGCAATAGTTTCGCTGCTCGTGCGCATGGCAAAGGAGGCTAAAGGACAAACAGCCCAAAACGTTTTGGACTCAACTACAACTGCAATTGTGATTGACGTGTTTAGTTCCCTGGGGAAGATGAGCTGGGAGTCATTTGTTACATGTCGCTTGCCTTTACTCAATTTGCCTTTGGATTTGCAAGCGGCGATTCAAACTCAAGCACTTAATTACACCAAAGCGCTCGCTCTCTCTCGGCTTAAAGATGACGAACGACGTTCTCTTCTGCTGCGGCAGGTGTTGGAACAAAACTTATCCGTGCGCCAAATTCAGAACCAAATTCGCCAGTTGCAGCAGCTCGAATCACCAAACCAAATAGGCAGAAACTTATTCAATCATCAGAGCGGTTGCTTTCAAACCAATTTTGAGGCTGACTTAGAGGCATATGGCGCAATCTGTGAAGATCGCAACACAAAAGCTAATACAACTGAAAATCAGACCTGGAGCCCTGCGAGCGAAACTGGGGCTGCTGAGCCATTAAGGCTGGAAACAGAGTTAGGCATAGTTCAAATCGTGCCGTTGATTCATGCAACCCAATTAGAACAATCAACTGGCGAGCAAGTCAGTCTTGCACCTAATAGTATTTCTACTCAATCAGGTCAGCAAGATATCGAGGAGCCTCCCTTCCAAGAAGCACTTGACATCCAGATAGATACATTAACTCAAATAGAAACTATTTCCCGGCAGGTGCGGGAGTCGCTCGCTAGCAATTGCCAAGGTATCTGCACTCCCAAGCAACAAAGGCAATTGTTAAAACTTCTGGCTCAATTGCATCAAATTTTGGGTAACAAGTTATAG
- a CDS encoding helix-turn-helix domain-containing protein, with protein MSTNRLRTYSTLDRFYTEESKFLTTVQRKHLLESLQMDLRSEYRRRIEIMLLADMGYSQAQICAALGCSKETARYWIAMTQAGKADNWNENVIGRPTTVNEQYLDRLKELVSSSPREYGYSFRCWTAGWLSKHLTKEFGIAVSDRHINRLLKKLGLSTRPRRSGTETVTHGSKNYGINIGDLPSSSPSSFLWSSNFIKFGSYLYH; from the coding sequence ATGTCTACTAATCGTTTGAGAACGTATAGCACCTTAGATAGGTTCTATACAGAAGAAAGCAAGTTCTTAACAACAGTGCAGCGAAAACATCTGCTAGAAAGCCTGCAAATGGATTTGCGCTCAGAATACCGCCGTCGGATCGAAATTATGTTACTGGCAGATATGGGTTACTCTCAGGCACAAATTTGTGCAGCATTGGGGTGTTCCAAAGAAACAGCACGGTACTGGATTGCTATGACACAAGCAGGAAAGGCTGACAACTGGAATGAGAATGTAATTGGGCGACCCACCACAGTGAACGAGCAATATCTCGATCGTCTGAAAGAATTGGTGAGTAGTAGCCCTCGTGAATATGGATATTCATTTCGCTGTTGGACAGCTGGATGGTTAAGTAAGCATTTAACGAAAGAATTTGGGATCGCAGTGAGCGATCGCCACATTAACCGTTTGCTAAAAAAACTGGGGCTTTCTACTCGACCTAGACGCTCGGGCACAGAAACAGTAACTCATGGCAGCAAGAATTACGGTATTAACATTGGCGATCTGCCATCTTCCTCACCGTCTAGTTTCCTGTGGTCATCCAATTTCATCAAATTTGGTAGCTATTTATACCATTGA
- a CDS encoding T3SS effector HopA1 family protein — translation MQLLDSAQNQLSDFETDKLLAALHDIVRKIQIESTFCIRHLDYQAWQLPADRLPRFQQLPLELQTKYLSQQLCGFLYSIYYNGSLKSALALDADSVGLELHQNLENNTFLGVDLEFYQRLHSSNSGKGYFDPGWQVLREESDGSLAVKKTDLTLHIERDRHLQPVEQSATVGDSVAILMPRNLVQNGFYMAVGDAGPTRLGNIVRIYFNLSSEGAVVVMGNLTRQLNDINIPFSFKVLYNPPDYKRYDSGVLYFDKSNYEDVQPLLQAVYVEHQSHFQSEVPLFTKLLAPGLALAEEPNRKFSAQESFGLNRCKIVANGLLEAWQQQDSSTEGRMASISKHFSLQEIDLQRPYLNPKSEDIYTPLDWRYIVIK, via the coding sequence ATGCAATTGCTGGATTCGGCGCAAAATCAACTATCGGACTTTGAGACCGATAAACTACTGGCTGCTCTTCATGACATTGTCCGCAAAATTCAAATTGAGTCTACATTCTGTATTCGTCATCTAGATTACCAAGCTTGGCAACTTCCGGCTGATAGATTACCGCGTTTTCAACAACTACCCTTAGAGCTTCAGACTAAGTACTTAAGCCAGCAGCTGTGCGGTTTTCTCTACAGCATCTATTACAACGGTTCTCTCAAATCTGCCTTGGCTCTAGACGCAGATTCAGTTGGTTTAGAACTGCACCAGAATCTAGAGAATAATACGTTTCTGGGAGTGGACTTGGAATTTTATCAGCGATTGCACTCTAGCAACAGCGGTAAAGGCTACTTTGACCCTGGTTGGCAAGTGCTAAGAGAGGAGAGTGATGGCAGCCTAGCAGTGAAAAAGACCGACTTGACCCTGCATATCGAACGCGATCGCCATTTACAACCAGTGGAGCAATCTGCAACCGTTGGAGACTCGGTGGCAATCCTAATGCCTCGCAACCTGGTGCAAAATGGATTCTACATGGCGGTAGGCGATGCAGGTCCGACCAGACTCGGCAATATAGTACGCATCTACTTCAATCTCAGTTCCGAAGGTGCGGTTGTAGTTATGGGCAACCTCACGCGGCAGCTGAATGACATTAATATTCCTTTCAGCTTCAAGGTGCTATACAATCCCCCAGACTACAAGCGCTATGATTCAGGGGTACTCTACTTTGATAAAAGTAACTATGAAGATGTACAACCACTATTGCAGGCTGTTTATGTAGAACACCAATCGCATTTTCAATCAGAAGTGCCATTGTTTACCAAGCTTTTAGCACCCGGACTCGCTCTTGCAGAAGAACCAAACCGCAAATTTTCTGCCCAAGAAAGCTTTGGTCTGAACCGTTGTAAAATCGTTGCCAATGGCTTACTCGAAGCTTGGCAACAACAGGACAGTTCGACCGAAGGTCGGATGGCATCTATCAGCAAACACTTTTCATTGCAAGAAATTGATTTGCAGCGTCCTTACCTTAATCCTAAATCTGAGGACATTTACACTCCATTAGACTGGCGTTACATAGTCATCAAATAA
- a CDS encoding phosphotransferase family protein, which translates to MTFLLSSQNVFDYLIRQGLCTQEDRSSSKIERKTAKNFNLLLTLPRGRQLLVKQELHDREGKTAREFLREWRVQEFLQRFPEHSYLRTWLPEILHFDERHSIIVFNYLTDYRDLIDFYTKENIFPTTIATSIGTLLANIHRVTLDRQDYQEFFSQKSEDESINQAPHLIRVLDRIGPEVFGLVPADGLRFFALYQRYDSLGQAIKELSAALEPCCLIHNDLKLNNILLSNSWEQAISTCSPLDSLEVRAVREDGIIRLIDWERSTWGDPAFDLGMLISSYLLIWLSSLVTSKAIAIEESLRLAMTPLEELQHSIAALTSAYLSHFPEILERRPDFLQRVVQFAGMCLINAIQARLQHQKFFGNPGICILQVAKSLLCRPEQSMLTVFGLPASEFLRFSYSSV; encoded by the coding sequence ATGACATTTTTATTAAGCTCTCAAAATGTTTTTGACTATTTGATTAGGCAGGGACTCTGTACTCAAGAAGATCGATCTTCGAGTAAGATTGAGAGAAAAACTGCCAAAAATTTTAATTTGTTACTCACTCTGCCAAGGGGTCGCCAACTTTTAGTCAAGCAAGAACTGCACGACAGAGAAGGGAAAACTGCTAGAGAGTTTCTAAGAGAATGGCGAGTTCAAGAGTTTTTACAACGATTCCCAGAACATAGCTATCTGCGCACTTGGCTTCCAGAGATACTCCATTTTGATGAGAGACATTCAATCATTGTTTTTAATTACCTCACAGACTATCGAGATCTCATAGATTTTTATACTAAAGAGAATATATTCCCAACTACGATCGCAACTTCAATCGGAACCCTTCTGGCTAACATTCATCGCGTGACTCTAGACCGTCAAGACTATCAAGAATTCTTCTCTCAAAAGTCAGAGGATGAATCCATTAACCAGGCTCCTCATCTCATTCGTGTCTTAGACCGGATCGGTCCTGAAGTTTTTGGTCTAGTTCCCGCAGATGGGTTGAGATTCTTTGCACTCTATCAGCGCTACGATAGCTTAGGGCAGGCGATTAAAGAGCTTAGCGCTGCTTTAGAGCCTTGTTGTCTAATACACAACGATCTCAAGCTAAACAATATCCTACTATCCAACAGTTGGGAGCAAGCTATCTCGACATGCTCCCCCCTTGATTCCCTTGAAGTCCGAGCGGTTAGAGAGGATGGCATTATTCGTTTAATTGATTGGGAGCGCTCCACTTGGGGAGATCCTGCTTTCGACTTAGGAATGCTCATCTCTAGCTATCTACTAATCTGGCTATCTAGCTTAGTTACTAGTAAAGCGATCGCGATCGAAGAGTCTTTACGCCTTGCCATGACTCCCCTTGAGGAACTGCAACATTCGATTGCTGCTCTGACTAGCGCTTATTTGAGTCACTTTCCAGAAATTTTAGAGCGTCGTCCTGATTTTTTGCAGCGCGTCGTGCAATTTGCTGGTATGTGCTTGATTAATGCCATTCAGGCAAGACTCCAGCACCAAAAATTCTTTGGCAATCCAGGTATTTGCATACTCCAGGTTGCCAAGTCTTTGCTGTGTCGTCCAGAACAATCAATGCTGACTGTTTTTGGCTTACCAGCGTCGGAATTTCTTCGCTTTAGCTATTCTTCCGTTTGA
- a CDS encoding HlyD family secretion protein — protein MSYTHNSHILSNQNAGEQGYINNGKTPPSQPTIATQSDRDWSYDTQELLDTLPRVWTRGLLYLLVFFAGIILPWSMLAKVDETGSARGRLEPKGKTVRLDAPVTGAVAEIEVKEGQFVKAGQTLLALESEEMLAQLQQARAKLEGQLDRLPQVELIKNQLKMTALTQRQQSKAQAAGQQAQIHQSQQQIDFHKTEIDSAKQLLAKDRSTVQRFRQLRQSGVISGLQLDEAERTMIDNQQRLIKAKSDIQQAQNELKKQQSTYESTLREGELAVMESERSIKEVQAQITDLQAEIAQSRQQIESLLFQLQQRVLRAPIDGTIFQLPIQRAGAVVQPGDTIAQIAPQGTSLVVRAQMASPESGFLRLGLPVKIKFDAYPFQDYGVVEGRVSWISPDSKTQETNQGRIESFELEIAPQQPYIQTAGKRIAIKPGQTATAEVVIRQRRVIDFILDPFKRLQAGGLEL, from the coding sequence ATGTCATATACACATAATTCACACATTCTATCCAACCAGAACGCAGGCGAACAGGGCTATATCAACAACGGTAAAACGCCACCTTCTCAGCCAACGATAGCAACACAGAGCGATCGAGACTGGTCTTACGACACCCAAGAGCTGCTCGATACTTTGCCACGGGTTTGGACGCGGGGCTTGCTGTATCTGTTGGTGTTTTTTGCAGGCATCATCTTACCCTGGTCAATGCTTGCCAAGGTCGATGAGACAGGTAGCGCCAGAGGGCGGCTTGAACCCAAGGGCAAAACCGTAAGGCTTGATGCACCTGTTACTGGAGCAGTTGCTGAGATTGAGGTAAAGGAAGGTCAATTTGTCAAGGCTGGTCAAACATTATTGGCATTGGAATCAGAGGAAATGCTTGCCCAGCTCCAACAAGCTAGAGCAAAGTTAGAAGGTCAGCTAGATCGCCTCCCACAAGTGGAACTGATAAAAAACCAACTGAAGATGACTGCCCTGACGCAGCGACAGCAGAGCAAAGCCCAAGCAGCAGGGCAACAGGCACAAATTCACCAAAGTCAGCAACAGATAGACTTTCATAAAACAGAGATTGATTCGGCAAAGCAGCTGTTAGCAAAGGATCGAAGCACGGTGCAACGCTTCCGACAGCTGCGGCAGAGCGGTGTAATTTCGGGGCTACAGCTAGACGAAGCAGAACGCACGATGATTGACAACCAACAGCGTCTTATAAAAGCTAAGTCAGACATCCAACAAGCTCAAAACGAACTCAAAAAACAGCAAAGTACTTATGAAAGCACTCTTCGCGAAGGTGAACTGGCAGTCATGGAGAGTGAGAGAAGTATCAAAGAAGTCCAAGCCCAAATCACAGACCTGCAAGCGGAAATCGCTCAATCCAGACAACAGATTGAGTCTCTGTTATTTCAGTTGCAGCAACGCGTGCTACGCGCACCAATTGACGGCACAATTTTTCAGTTGCCCATCCAACGTGCTGGAGCCGTAGTACAACCTGGTGACACAATCGCTCAGATTGCGCCACAAGGGACTTCTCTTGTAGTTAGGGCACAAATGGCTAGTCCAGAAAGCGGTTTTCTACGTTTGGGGTTGCCGGTCAAGATCAAATTTGATGCCTATCCCTTCCAAGACTATGGAGTGGTGGAAGGTCGCGTGAGTTGGATTTCACCAGACTCCAAGACTCAGGAAACAAACCAGGGTAGGATAGAAAGCTTTGAGCTGGAAATCGCGCCGCAACAGCCCTACATCCAAACTGCCGGCAAGCGTATTGCCATAAAACCAGGTCAGACAGCGACAGCAGAGGTGGTTATCCGGCAGCGTCGCGTCATTGACTTCATTTTAGATCCGTTTAAGAGGTTGCAAGCAGGCGGCTTGGAACTCTAG
- a CDS encoding peptidase domain-containing ABC transporter, with the protein MIQQSFPLSKQQLGQYLAQSLGQALTEQELSKCFEQIQILEPTAGKLFWQTADTTPGIYIVLTGKVRLLDSTDNLITSFGAGVSFGEQTLFPEYFQPYSARASVNLKLCHLPSELLHALARKYPAILEHLYHQAVLWDLLLICRNSKIFRALPVEGLMKTLSLMERHDLEAGKLPTSLFKERQLVLLRQGEIIHSSDRKLSIGKIYQLSQLLQQRAWQITQPTQLYTLSRSRWEMALQYLPQLADVVESWEQEAEEVGEFGGEISISDAKSQIRSSQSPLTREEPKFPEFTVEPRNRQKKIISKAYFPNPTVKIGHLWQRVTKRYPFIAQQSASDCGAACLVMVGRYWGKHLSINRLRDIANVDRNGATLRGIAAAAESIGFATRPVKASLDKLASANLPAIVHWEGKHYVVVYEVTRDRVVIIDPAIGQRSLSHRQFKASWTGYALLLQPTVLLKDAEETRQPFWQFFELVKPHWLILLEVLIASILIQLLGLLMPLFTQLLLDRVVVQRSTLTLNAVGLGLLIFSLFRVAMTGLRQYLLDHTANRVDLALIVGFIRHTFRLPLSFFESRYVGDIIARIQENHKIQRFLTGEALSIFLDLLTVFVYVGLMFWYSWKMALLVLVVVPPFFLLALIATPFLQRISREIFSAIAAESSYLIQALTGVRTVRSMALEHTVRWHWEGLLSKFIKTNFSGQVIANSLQIFSATIEATASAALLWFGAWQVIQNQLTIGQLVAFNMLLGNVIRPFQRLIVLWNQLQEVIISVERINDVLEAEPEEDLQKQDRQSLPPIRGHICFNQVTFRYHPESDVNTLENVSFEAQPGQMIALVGRSGSGKTTIAKLILGLYPPTEGKILIDGYDVTSLSLRSLRSQIGVVDQDTFLFGSTIRENISIGHPEATLEEIRLAAQQAGADQFIQQLPMGYETQIGEAGGLLSGGQRQRLAIARALLGNPRLLILDEATSHLDAESERIIQTNLNAILKNRTTLTIAHRLSTIRRADLILVLDRGVLVESGTHEELMAKRGHYFYLNQQQLAGTTI; encoded by the coding sequence ATGATTCAACAGTCATTCCCACTTTCCAAGCAACAGCTAGGTCAATACCTCGCCCAATCTCTAGGTCAGGCTCTTACAGAGCAGGAACTCTCGAAATGCTTCGAGCAAATTCAAATTTTGGAGCCAACTGCTGGCAAACTATTTTGGCAGACAGCAGACACAACCCCTGGCATCTACATAGTTCTGACGGGAAAAGTCAGATTACTCGATAGCACTGATAACTTAATTACTTCTTTTGGGGCAGGGGTGTCGTTCGGCGAGCAAACTTTGTTTCCAGAGTACTTTCAACCCTACTCAGCTAGAGCTTCTGTCAATTTAAAGCTTTGCCATCTACCTAGTGAGTTGTTGCACGCTTTAGCTCGCAAATATCCCGCCATACTGGAGCATCTTTATCACCAAGCAGTACTTTGGGATCTACTGCTGATATGTCGTAACAGTAAAATCTTTCGCGCTCTACCTGTTGAAGGGTTAATGAAAACGCTGTCACTAATGGAGCGGCACGATCTGGAAGCAGGCAAACTTCCAACCTCCCTTTTTAAAGAGCGGCAGCTGGTGCTACTGCGTCAAGGGGAAATTATACATTCATCAGACCGAAAGCTAAGTATTGGAAAAATTTATCAACTTTCCCAATTACTTCAACAACGAGCTTGGCAGATAACTCAACCAACCCAACTGTATACTTTAAGTCGTTCTCGTTGGGAGATGGCACTGCAATATTTGCCACAACTAGCCGATGTAGTGGAATCATGGGAGCAGGAAGCTGAGGAAGTTGGGGAATTCGGGGGAGAAATTTCAATTTCTGATGCAAAATCCCAAATCCGCTCCTCCCAGTCTCCCTTAACAAGGGAGGAGCCAAAATTTCCAGAGTTTACTGTTGAGCCAAGAAATCGACAAAAGAAAATAATCAGTAAAGCCTATTTCCCAAATCCGACCGTAAAAATAGGTCATTTGTGGCAGCGCGTCACTAAACGCTATCCATTCATTGCACAGCAAAGTGCATCGGACTGCGGCGCAGCCTGTCTGGTGATGGTTGGTCGCTACTGGGGCAAGCACTTAAGTATAAATCGCTTACGGGACATAGCCAATGTTGACCGTAATGGGGCAACGCTACGAGGTATTGCAGCTGCCGCAGAAAGTATTGGATTTGCTACCCGACCTGTAAAAGCTAGCCTCGACAAACTTGCTTCAGCAAACTTACCTGCTATTGTTCATTGGGAAGGAAAGCACTACGTTGTGGTCTACGAAGTGACGCGCGATCGCGTCGTCATTATCGACCCTGCTATCGGTCAACGAAGCCTCAGCCATAGACAATTCAAAGCGAGTTGGACTGGCTATGCGTTGTTACTACAGCCCACCGTTCTACTTAAAGACGCTGAAGAGACCCGTCAACCCTTTTGGCAGTTCTTTGAGTTAGTAAAACCTCACTGGCTGATACTACTGGAGGTGTTAATTGCCTCCATTCTGATCCAGCTTTTGGGGCTGCTCATGCCGCTGTTCACCCAGTTATTATTGGATCGAGTGGTCGTACAGCGCAGTACTCTGACTTTAAATGCTGTAGGGTTAGGTTTGCTCATCTTTAGTCTGTTTCGAGTCGCTATGACCGGACTGCGGCAATACCTGCTGGATCATACGGCTAATAGAGTCGATTTAGCGCTGATTGTAGGTTTTATTAGACATACTTTCCGCCTGCCACTCAGCTTCTTTGAGTCGCGCTATGTAGGAGACATTATTGCTCGCATCCAGGAAAACCATAAAATTCAGCGCTTCTTAACGGGTGAAGCACTGTCAATCTTTCTCGATTTGCTGACAGTCTTTGTCTACGTGGGGCTGATGTTTTGGTATAGCTGGAAAATGGCGCTGCTAGTGTTGGTAGTTGTGCCACCATTTTTTTTACTAGCGCTGATTGCAACGCCCTTCTTGCAACGCATCTCAAGAGAGATCTTTAGTGCCATTGCCGCTGAAAGTAGTTATCTGATCCAAGCGCTCACAGGCGTTCGTACTGTTAGATCGATGGCGCTGGAGCATACGGTTCGCTGGCATTGGGAAGGACTCCTGAGTAAGTTCATTAAAACTAACTTTTCTGGACAAGTTATCGCCAACAGCCTCCAAATCTTCAGTGCAACCATTGAAGCTACAGCAAGTGCGGCACTACTGTGGTTTGGGGCGTGGCAGGTCATTCAAAATCAACTGACTATTGGGCAGTTAGTTGCTTTTAATATGCTATTGGGCAATGTTATTAGACCCTTTCAGCGGCTAATTGTCCTCTGGAATCAGTTACAGGAAGTCATCATTTCAGTTGAGCGCATTAATGATGTGCTTGAAGCTGAACCAGAAGAAGACTTACAGAAACAAGATCGTCAATCCCTGCCACCGATTCGGGGTCACATTTGCTTTAACCAAGTCACTTTCCGTTACCACCCAGAAAGCGATGTTAACACCTTAGAAAACGTTAGCTTCGAGGCGCAACCAGGGCAAATGATAGCACTTGTGGGGCGCAGTGGATCTGGGAAAACAACAATCGCCAAGTTGATTTTGGGTCTCTATCCCCCCACAGAAGGAAAGATTCTGATTGACGGCTATGATGTGACCAGCCTATCCCTGCGATCGCTCCGTTCTCAAATTGGCGTTGTCGATCAGGATACCTTTCTTTTTGGTAGTACCATTCGGGAAAATATTAGCATTGGTCACCCAGAAGCTACCTTAGAAGAAATTAGGTTGGCGGCGCAGCAAGCTGGTGCAGATCAGTTTATTCAGCAACTGCCAATGGGTTATGAAACTCAAATTGGTGAGGCTGGAGGATTGCTTTCTGGCGGACAACGCCAGCGCCTAGCGATCGCTCGCGCCCTACTAGGTAATCCCCGCTTGTTGATTTTAGATGAAGCAACCAGCCACCTCGATGCTGAATCAGAGCGGATTATTCAGACTAACTTGAACGCAATTCTCAAAAATCGGACAACGCTAACGATCGCTCATCGCCTCTCCACCATCCGCAGGGCTGACCTAATTCTGGTGCTCGATCGAGGGGTATTGGTCGAAAGTGGTACCCACGAAGAATTGATGGCAAAGCGCGGTCACTACTTCTACCTGAACCAGCAACAACTAGCTGGAACCACTATTTGA